The Euphorbia lathyris chromosome 3, ddEupLath1.1, whole genome shotgun sequence genome contains a region encoding:
- the LOC136221643 gene encoding protein EIN6 ENHANCER has protein sequence MEPEVIKAELVLPTHLSFKRIQMYEKYPKGQARGRHWKHLKQILQAENFQNYPIDEPNYINIESPPSMHPCKRICDITGFEAPYSDPRTNLRYASTDVFKLVRSLPNEYVQRYLALRNAAVVLK, from the exons ATGGAACCAGAGGTGATTAAAGCGGAGCTAGTGCTGCCAACTCATTTGAGCTTCAAGAGGATACAAATGTATGAGAAATACCCAAAAGGCCAAGCCAGGGGTCGACACTGGAAACACCTCAAGCAGATCCTTCAGGCTGAGAATTTCCAGAACTATCCTATTGATGAACCCAATT ATATCAATATTGAGTCACCACCCTCAATGCATCCATGCAAGAGGATCTGTGACATAACTGGATTTGAG GCACCTTATTCTGACCCAAGGACCAACCTCCGATATGCCAGTACTGACGTCTTCAAGCTTGTAAGATCACTTCCAAATGAGTATGTGCAGAGGTATCTGGCACTGAGAAATGCAGCTGTTGTTCTGAAATGA